From Hydractinia symbiolongicarpus strain clone_291-10 chromosome 11, HSymV2.1, whole genome shotgun sequence, the proteins below share one genomic window:
- the LOC130613490 gene encoding peroxidasin homolog, with the protein MKLMLFISAVLSLCWQCLCQGSFNPGDTLSNCVPAVQTSYCDPYSYYKGFRSIDGTCNNYYRPTQGAAFTGLTRLLPADYVDGVDTPRGFPGTTPVVPTANQVAGAVFSLQNQNVQRTRGLSAMFMAFGQFLDHDFGLTEHPSCDVSAGCESVTAFTYPCFPIRFQRNGQTCTSFARSFPVCQSRFGQRSTREQINEVSSYIDLSQVYSSELEVHKSLRRLDGSGLMKVDQSDLLPIRLPASDPECNNPAGCSLVGDPARGDENIALNTIHVVFVRNHNHIVKKLQGVSRAASEEFLFETARKINIAIFQNIVYNEFLPNIVDLKTYRGYDPSVDASILNVFSTAAFRFGHTLVPTAWPQLNSNFDKAFNDVSLQASFFNTVPIRQRGIEPTVFGLLANQSQAVDTTFAFGIARRLFVPVGENRHNDLTALNIQRARDHGIPTYGAWRQICNLKPVFSFSDLRGEMSDEVISRLQTVYSNPNDIDIFAAGMAENLANGKMLGPTFQCIQKIQFERLRDGDNYYFEKPGMFTYAQKEQIKKVKMARVLCDTLNGIVSVQEDVFQAARSSTIRKECGSIPDIDYSACFGLFSCLNLEPRLDREVPKNKISIDKIVALDKYTLCILCKMDVGTNISTSALARVAFFYMRMKRGRGPCTTDLFN; encoded by the exons ATGAAATTGATGTTATTTATTTCAGCGGTATTATCGTTGTGTTGGCAATGTCTATGTCAAG GATCTTTCAATCCTGGAGACACGTTATCAAATTGTGTTCCTGCCGTTCAAACATCATATTGTGATCCGTACAGCTACTACAAAGGATTTCGTTCCATTGATGGAACCTGCAACAACTACTACCGTCCAACACAAGGAGCAGCGTTCACAGGATTAACCAGATTACTAC ctgCTGATTATGTTGACGGTGTTGATACTCCTCGTGGATTTCCTGGAACAACTCCAGTGGTACCTACCGCCAATCAAGTAGCAGGCGCTGTATTTTCACTCCAAAATCAAAATGTGCAAAGAACCAGAGGCTTGTCAGCAATGTTTATGGCATTTGGACAGTTCCTTGACCACGATTTCGGACTGACTGAACATCCAAGCTGCGATGTTTCTGCTGG GTGTGAATCCGTGACAGCGTTTACATATCCTTGTTTTCCAATAAGATTTCAAAGAAATGGACAAACCTGTACGTCCTTCGCTCGCTCGTTTCCTGTTTGTCAATCCAGATTTGGACAACGTTCAACAAGAGAACAAATTAACGAAGTTTCCTCATATATCGACCTTTCTCAAGTATACAGTAGCGAATTAGAAGTTCACAAAAGCTTAAGAAGATTAGATG GATctggtttaatgaaagttgaTCAATCTGATTTGTTGCCCATAAGACTTCCAGCGTCAGATCCTGAATGCAATAATCCTGCCGGCTGCTCTCTGGTTGGTGATCCAGCACGTGGAGATGAAAACATTGCATTGAATACCATTCACGTTGTTTTCGTCAGAAATCATAACCACATTGTGAAAAAGCTTCAAGGAGTGAGCAGAGCAGCTAGCGAGGAATTTCTTTTCGAAACTGCAAGAAAAATCAACATCgccatttttcaaaatatagttTATAACGAATTCTTGCCAAATATTGTAGATTTGAAAACTTACCGAGGGTACGATCCATCAGTGGATGCCAGCATACTTAACGTTTTCTCCACAGCAGCCTTCCGCTTTGGTCACACATTGGTTCCTACTGCATGGCCTCAACTCAACAGTAACTTTGACAAGGCGTTCAACGACGTCTCCCTTCAAGCTTCATTTTTCAACACTGTTCCAATTCGTCAGCGTGGTATTGAACCGACAGTATTCGGCTTACTGGCTAATCAATCGCAAGCAGTAGATACGACGTTTGCGTTTGGAATTGCACGAAGATTATTCGTACCAGTTGGAGAAAACCGGCACAATGATTTGACAGCACTAAATATCCAAAGAGCTAGAGATCATGGAATACCAACCTACGGCGCTTGGAGGCAAATATGCAACTTAAAACCTGTGTTCTCGTTTTCCGATTTGAGAGGAGAAATGTCAGACGAAGTAATTTCGAGACTCCAAACGGTGTACAGTAACCCGAACGATATCGACATATTTGCTGCTGGTATGGCTGAAAATCTGGCCAATGGAAAGATGTTGGGACCAACCTTCCAATGTATTCAAAAAATACAATTCGAAAGATTAAGAGATGGCGACAACTACTATTTCGAAAAACCTGGTATGTTCACATACGCACAGAAGGAGCAAATCAAGAAAGTGAAAATGGCAAGAGTGTTATGCGACACGTTGAATGGTATCGTTTCTGTTCAGGAGGATGTATTTCAAGCTGCGAGATCTTCCACAATACGAAAGGAATGTGGTAGTATACCAGATATTGATTACAGTGCTTG ttttggtttattttcttgtttgaaTCTCGAACCTCGTTTGGATCGGGAagttccaaaaaataaaatttcaatagATAAAATTGTGG CTCTTGATAAGTACACCCTTTGCATCTTGTGCAAGATGGATGTAGGTACAAATATCTCAACCTCCGCCCTAGCTCGTGTGGCGTTTTtttatatgaggatgaaacgcggaCGAGGCCCTTGTACAACAGACTTGTTCAACTAA